A single window of Caldicellulosiruptor bescii DSM 6725 DNA harbors:
- the aroF gene encoding 3-deoxy-7-phosphoheptulonate synthase, with protein sequence MIIVMKKDCKESDIEEVVKLITSLGLRPHISQGVERTVIGVIGDERILSDVPVELLPGVDRIIPILESYKLASRTFKSEPTVVKIKDVEIGGDTLTLIGGPCAIESYQQMFEVAEKIKRSGAKILRGGAYKPRTSPYSFQGLEEEGLKILKEAAQKYDLLVITEVISESAVDRAYDYVDIFQIGARNMQNFNLLKYVGRQDKPVLLKRGLAATIEEWLNAAEYILSEGNPNVILCERGIRTFETATRNTLDISAIPVVKEKSHLPIIVDPSHAAGKAKYVPALSKAAIAAGVDGLMIEVHPNPQKALSDGPQSITPEEFDKLVKEISLIAKSIGKSV encoded by the coding sequence ATGATTATTGTAATGAAAAAGGACTGTAAAGAGTCAGATATTGAAGAAGTTGTAAAGCTTATCACATCACTGGGCCTTCGGCCCCACATTTCACAGGGCGTTGAAAGAACTGTGATTGGTGTCATTGGCGATGAGAGAATTCTGTCTGATGTTCCTGTTGAGCTTTTACCAGGTGTTGATAGAATAATACCAATCCTTGAGAGCTACAAACTTGCAAGCAGAACATTCAAATCCGAACCTACAGTTGTAAAAATCAAAGATGTAGAAATTGGCGGAGATACACTTACGCTCATTGGCGGTCCTTGTGCAATTGAAAGTTATCAGCAGATGTTTGAAGTTGCAGAAAAGATTAAAAGAAGCGGTGCAAAGATTCTACGTGGCGGAGCTTATAAGCCAAGAACATCTCCATATTCTTTCCAGGGTCTTGAGGAAGAAGGATTGAAAATCCTCAAAGAAGCTGCACAAAAGTATGATCTTTTAGTAATAACAGAGGTAATAAGTGAAAGCGCTGTTGACAGAGCGTATGACTATGTAGATATTTTTCAAATTGGTGCAAGAAATATGCAAAATTTTAACTTGCTAAAATATGTAGGAAGACAAGACAAGCCAGTTCTTCTCAAGAGAGGGCTTGCAGCAACAATTGAAGAGTGGCTGAATGCTGCTGAATACATTTTAAGCGAAGGAAATCCAAATGTTATTTTATGCGAAAGAGGAATAAGGACATTTGAGACAGCAACAAGAAACACTTTGGACATTTCAGCAATCCCTGTTGTAAAGGAAAAAAGTCATCTTCCAATAATAGTTGACCCGAGCCATGCAGCAGGGAAAGCAAAGTATGTTCCAGCACTTTCAAAAGCGGCAATTGCAGCAGGAGTTGATGGGCTTATGATTGAGGTCCATCCAAACCCGCAAAAGGCTTTATCTGACGGACCTCAGTCAATCACACCTGAGGAGTTTGACAAACTTGTAAAAGAGATATCTTTAATAGCAAAATCAATTGGAAAGAGTGTATAG
- a CDS encoding ABC transporter substrate-binding protein encodes MSKKLKVFAWFICFVFIFSTLITFPSLKSDFVKAASSNQPVKTLTFFYGDSNADPHPDLFSTPIGKEITKLTGVKLKIEYLAGQDEATKIGLMLASGDLPDLIHGHQEHGKLIEAGVLVPLDNYIQKYGKYCKQIYTDKDLKRLRQKDGKIYFLSPYRNEITPDLKPDGFWLPIDLLEKAKWPKVRYWEDYQQLIRDYVKKNPTIEGKPTIGFTFITESWRFFTLENPPSYLMGYQNDGDVIVDPKTYEAKVYSTMGGSKRYYKDLNKMWKEGLIDKEVFVQNYDTYLSKIAQGRVVGFYDQWWQFGYDAEASLKNAKKYNRMHISFPVVYKGVQRARYLMIQPIGARDGISITKKCKDPVTAFKFLDKLCSLEAQKLMYWGIKGVDYSVDKNGKMYLTDKQKKQREDPVYRKKQGLGYWWVFPHAYLKLQDGNYREPGFDPEYVYKNFSPAEKKVLDAYKAKYFMQPPFTDPPLETPYGFAWEINIPADKPQVTIAQQKMSEVRRKYLPQLVMAKTDADFDRIWKEFVQAFEKTNYKVYEQFKTEMIRWRVKNWN; translated from the coding sequence ATGTCAAAAAAATTAAAAGTATTTGCTTGGTTTATTTGTTTTGTGTTCATTTTTTCAACTCTTATTACATTCCCAAGTTTAAAATCTGATTTTGTGAAAGCGGCTTCAAGCAATCAACCCGTAAAGACATTGACATTTTTCTATGGAGATTCAAATGCAGATCCTCATCCAGACCTGTTTAGCACTCCTATTGGTAAAGAAATTACAAAACTTACAGGTGTAAAACTCAAAATCGAATACTTAGCAGGACAGGATGAAGCAACAAAAATTGGTCTTATGTTAGCATCTGGTGATTTACCAGATTTGATTCATGGTCATCAGGAGCATGGAAAGTTAATAGAAGCTGGTGTATTGGTACCACTTGATAACTATATTCAAAAATACGGGAAATATTGTAAACAGATTTACACTGATAAAGACCTCAAAAGACTCAGACAGAAAGATGGAAAAATTTATTTCTTGTCTCCTTACAGAAACGAAATAACTCCAGACTTAAAACCAGATGGCTTCTGGCTACCAATTGATCTTCTTGAAAAAGCAAAATGGCCGAAGGTAAGGTATTGGGAGGACTATCAGCAGCTCATTAGAGATTATGTAAAGAAAAATCCTACTATTGAGGGGAAACCAACCATTGGATTTACATTTATTACAGAAAGTTGGAGATTCTTCACTTTAGAAAATCCGCCTTCATATCTTATGGGATATCAAAATGATGGTGATGTAATTGTTGACCCGAAGACATATGAAGCAAAAGTTTATTCTACAATGGGAGGGTCAAAGAGATACTATAAAGATTTGAATAAGATGTGGAAAGAGGGACTTATTGACAAAGAAGTGTTCGTTCAAAACTACGACACATATCTTTCTAAGATTGCTCAGGGTAGAGTTGTAGGATTCTATGATCAGTGGTGGCAATTTGGATATGATGCAGAGGCTTCACTGAAGAATGCAAAGAAATACAATAGAATGCATATTTCATTCCCAGTTGTTTACAAAGGTGTTCAAAGAGCAAGATATCTTATGATTCAGCCGATTGGCGCAAGAGATGGTATTAGCATAACTAAGAAGTGTAAAGATCCTGTTACAGCATTTAAGTTCTTGGACAAACTGTGCTCTTTAGAAGCTCAAAAACTTATGTATTGGGGAATAAAAGGTGTTGATTACAGTGTAGACAAAAACGGAAAAATGTACCTAACAGATAAACAGAAAAAACAGAGAGAAGACCCTGTTTACAGGAAGAAACAAGGTCTTGGATACTGGTGGGTATTTCCACATGCATATTTGAAGCTGCAGGATGGAAATTACAGAGAGCCCGGATTTGACCCAGAGTATGTATACAAGAACTTCTCACCAGCTGAAAAGAAAGTTCTCGATGCATATAAAGCTAAATACTTCATGCAACCTCCATTTACAGATCCTCCACTTGAAACACCTTATGGATTTGCATGGGAAATCAATATTCCTGCTGATAAGCCTCAAGTTACAATTGCTCAACAGAAGATGAGCGAAGTGAGAAGAAAATATCTACCACAACTTGTAATGGCAAAGACAGATGCAGATTTTGATAGAATATGGAAAGAATTTGTTCAGGCATTTGAAAAAACAAATTACAAAGTTTATGAGCAGTTCAAGACAGAAATGATTCGCTGGAGAGTAAAGAATTGGAACTAA
- the hisC gene encoding histidinol-phosphate transaminase, whose translation MFREVINTISPYIPGKPISEVKRELGLEKVIKLASNENPLGPSENVKKALMQNLDELGIYPDGNCTELKLKLSKKLGVKPSQILLGAGSDEITQFIAAVFINPGDNAIMAKPSFPRYETVTKVMGGVPIELPLKDFTHDLEAFYNNINERTKVIWICNPNNPTGTIVKRKELYDFIKSVPSHIAVVVDQAYKEYIDDPEYPDATEWLYEFENLIVLQTFSKIYGLASLRIGYVMASEEIIEKLNRVRPPFNVNHLAQIAASAALDDEEHVKKAKELNKKSLEFFYKNFEEMGLFYIKSYGNFVMVDVKKDAVDVFKKLLLKGIIVRPGDIFGMPTYLRVTTGQEGDNMGFIKALKEIL comes from the coding sequence TTGTTCAGAGAAGTAATTAATACAATTTCACCCTATATCCCTGGCAAACCTATTTCTGAGGTGAAAAGAGAGCTTGGCCTTGAAAAGGTAATAAAACTTGCTTCAAATGAAAATCCTTTAGGACCATCCGAAAATGTTAAAAAAGCTTTGATGCAAAACTTGGATGAACTTGGTATTTACCCGGATGGAAACTGTACAGAACTAAAACTCAAACTTTCAAAAAAGCTGGGTGTAAAACCATCGCAGATACTTCTGGGGGCAGGGTCTGATGAAATCACTCAATTTATAGCAGCTGTATTTATTAATCCAGGGGACAATGCAATAATGGCAAAACCTTCTTTTCCCCGATACGAAACAGTTACAAAAGTGATGGGCGGTGTACCAATCGAACTTCCATTAAAAGACTTTACCCATGATTTAGAGGCTTTCTATAACAATATAAATGAAAGAACAAAAGTAATTTGGATTTGCAATCCAAACAATCCAACTGGTACTATTGTTAAAAGGAAAGAATTATATGATTTTATAAAATCAGTACCTTCACACATTGCGGTTGTTGTGGACCAGGCTTATAAAGAGTATATAGATGACCCTGAATACCCAGATGCTACAGAGTGGCTTTATGAATTTGAAAATCTTATTGTTCTTCAGACATTTTCAAAGATCTATGGTCTTGCATCTTTAAGAATTGGGTATGTAATGGCATCAGAGGAAATCATTGAAAAATTAAACAGAGTAAGACCACCTTTTAATGTAAATCACCTGGCACAGATTGCAGCTTCTGCTGCTCTTGACGATGAAGAACATGTAAAAAAGGCAAAAGAACTTAATAAAAAGTCTCTTGAATTTTTCTATAAAAACTTTGAAGAAATGGGTCTTTTCTATATAAAATCATATGGAAATTTTGTAATGGTAGATGTAAAGAAGGATGCTGTTGATGTGTTCAAAAAGCTTCTTTTAAAAGGTATAATAGTAAGACCAGGCGACATATTCGGTATGCCAACATATCTGAGAGTCACAACTGGGCAGGAAGGTGATAATATGGGATTCATAAAGGCTTTGAAAGAAATTCTATAG
- a CDS encoding DeoR/GlpR family DNA-binding transcription regulator, with product MLAIERRQKIMAMLNENKSVLVPELAKLFNVTEETIRRDLEKLEKEGLLKRTYGGAVLVENYNVDIPFEFRNVTNIEGKKQIALSLIKYIEDGDTLVMDSSTSALQVAKLLKTKKKITVITNSEQIINELKVFEDTIKVISTGGTLRNKSLSLVGPIAEQTLRSLNANKAIISCKGFDIEKGFTESNELEAQVKKLMIEIADKVYMIADHTKMNKTALVNIATLDDVDFIFTDKILPPSQENAIREKNVEIVYC from the coding sequence GTGCTTGCGATTGAGCGAAGACAAAAGATTATGGCGATGTTGAATGAAAACAAAAGTGTGCTTGTACCTGAGCTTGCAAAGCTTTTCAATGTTACAGAAGAGACAATAAGACGTGACCTTGAAAAGCTTGAAAAAGAAGGTCTTCTGAAAAGAACGTATGGCGGGGCGGTATTGGTTGAGAACTACAATGTTGATATTCCTTTTGAGTTTAGAAATGTTACAAACATAGAGGGTAAAAAGCAGATAGCACTGAGCTTGATAAAGTACATTGAAGATGGCGATACTCTTGTGATGGATTCGAGCACATCTGCGCTTCAGGTTGCAAAGCTTTTGAAAACAAAGAAAAAAATCACTGTTATTACAAACTCAGAGCAGATAATCAATGAGCTAAAAGTTTTTGAAGACACAATAAAGGTTATCTCAACTGGTGGGACACTTAGAAACAAATCTTTGTCGCTTGTCGGACCAATAGCTGAACAGACTTTGCGGTCTTTAAATGCAAACAAAGCAATAATATCCTGTAAAGGTTTTGATATTGAAAAAGGGTTTACTGAGTCAAACGAGCTTGAAGCTCAGGTCAAAAAACTCATGATTGAGATAGCAGATAAAGTCTACATGATAGCAGACCATACAAAGATGAACAAGACAGCTTTAGTAAACATTGCAACACTTGACGATGTTGATTTTATCTTCACAGACAAGATACTGCCGCCAAGCCAAGAAAATGCAATCAGAGAGAAAAATGTAGAGATTGTATATTGCTAA
- a CDS encoding rhamnulokinase: protein MKSINCIGADFGASNGRVFVGRFDGSVLELCEVHRFENNPVRLGKSLFWDFLYLFNNLKIGIYKAKKEFESITSIGVDTWGVDYGLIDKCGNLISNPYHYRDLRTKSAIEEVGNIIPLNQLYNTTGIQFMNFNTIYQLYIDYKTRPEIMKNASSLLLMPDLFAYFLTGEKVNEYTIASTSQLLDAHKRKWSFEIIEKLGFEKDLFNDIIYPGNILGKLSKEIQEELEVESIPVIAVASHDTASAVVAAPFSDGKQTVFLSCGTWSLMGVELDSPLINEKTFVKNFTNEGGVENKIRFLKNITGLWIIQQLKSAWSKKFEEVNYNLISELAQKSNVDYAIDPDSVQFLAPVDIISEIKNFCKTHFGKEPETLGDIAKAAYNGIVKKYQNTVEEIENLTGLKISTINMVGGGIRDKYLCELTAKITQRDVVAGPVEATVLGNIIMQLIALGEIKNLQEGRELLKKSIQFEYYKGR, encoded by the coding sequence AGTCTTTTTTGGGATTTCCTTTACCTTTTTAACAATCTTAAGATTGGAATCTACAAAGCAAAAAAAGAATTTGAAAGTATAACAAGTATAGGGGTTGACACATGGGGTGTGGATTATGGTTTGATAGACAAATGTGGAAATCTTATTTCAAACCCCTATCATTATCGTGACCTGAGAACAAAATCAGCTATTGAGGAAGTAGGAAACATTATACCCCTCAATCAGTTGTATAACACCACTGGTATTCAATTTATGAATTTCAACACCATTTACCAGCTGTACATAGACTACAAAACAAGACCTGAGATAATGAAAAATGCTTCATCGCTTTTGTTGATGCCAGATCTTTTTGCTTATTTTTTAACAGGTGAAAAGGTAAACGAATACACTATTGCTTCAACTTCTCAGCTTTTAGATGCCCACAAGAGAAAATGGAGTTTTGAGATCATTGAAAAACTTGGGTTTGAAAAAGATTTATTTAATGATATAATTTATCCAGGAAACATTTTAGGAAAACTTTCAAAGGAGATTCAAGAAGAGCTTGAGGTAGAAAGCATACCTGTTATAGCAGTAGCAAGCCATGACACAGCTTCAGCTGTTGTGGCAGCACCGTTTTCTGACGGAAAACAAACAGTTTTTCTTAGCTGTGGCACATGGTCGTTGATGGGGGTTGAACTTGACAGTCCTTTAATAAACGAGAAAACATTTGTAAAAAACTTTACGAACGAAGGCGGGGTTGAGAACAAAATAAGGTTTTTGAAAAATATCACTGGGCTTTGGATTATCCAGCAGCTAAAAAGCGCATGGAGCAAAAAGTTCGAAGAAGTAAATTACAATCTCATAAGTGAACTTGCACAAAAATCCAATGTTGATTACGCAATCGATCCTGACAGTGTACAGTTTTTAGCACCTGTCGATATCATTTCGGAAATAAAGAACTTCTGCAAAACACACTTTGGAAAAGAACCAGAAACACTTGGGGACATTGCAAAAGCAGCTTACAATGGAATTGTTAAAAAATACCAAAACACAGTTGAGGAGATAGAAAACTTAACAGGGCTTAAGATTTCTACAATAAATATGGTTGGTGGAGGTATTAGAGATAAGTATCTTTGCGAGCTTACAGCAAAGATTACACAAAGAGATGTTGTAGCAGGACCTGTTGAGGCAACAGTACTTGGCAATATTATTATGCAACTTATAGCTTTAGGTGAGATTAAGAATCTGCAGGAAGGAAGAGAGCTTCTCAAAAAGAGTATACAGTTTGAATACTACAAAGGGAGGTAA
- a CDS encoding uroporphyrinogen decarboxylase family protein — protein sequence MDLSKFDVKKFWEENDFCRLNFDKKTRIPIHFWLDDHFLFELVGPFSTVDYYSKKSYRLQIHKKANDVLEKELGRRFYSEEEIEPPEPTRFEIVMGSKVVISEGGTPWLEPAIESLDEMKSYIEKIEKIDVKKVVTPELLKAKEDYEKATGKKLKWGHMTRGPATIATSLLGTTSLCILLMDEPELMDEFFEILKEKLVEYIKNLRDYCEVEYNGIAINDDNCFLFSPKLYERYCAPILESLFKNFAPRKEDTRYQHSDSNMQHLLPILNDLGVNSVNFGPEIHPATIRKFMPNALIYGQMPPFILRNGSAEEIIEYVKRDMQVLKDDGNFIETPAGSVASGTPLENIKIYMWAVQEYGKI from the coding sequence GTGGACTTATCTAAATTTGATGTAAAAAAATTCTGGGAAGAGAATGATTTTTGTAGGCTTAATTTTGACAAAAAAACAAGGATTCCTATCCACTTTTGGCTTGATGACCATTTTCTGTTTGAGCTGGTGGGTCCTTTTTCAACAGTTGATTATTATTCTAAAAAATCATACAGACTTCAAATTCATAAAAAAGCTAATGACGTATTGGAAAAGGAACTTGGAAGAAGATTTTATTCTGAGGAAGAAATTGAGCCACCAGAACCAACAAGGTTTGAGATTGTCATGGGAAGTAAAGTAGTGATATCAGAAGGTGGGACACCTTGGCTTGAACCGGCAATTGAAAGTTTAGATGAGATGAAGAGTTATATAGAAAAAATAGAGAAGATTGATGTAAAAAAAGTAGTTACACCTGAACTTTTGAAGGCAAAAGAAGATTATGAAAAAGCGACAGGGAAGAAACTAAAATGGGGGCATATGACAAGAGGACCTGCTACAATTGCAACAAGTTTATTGGGGACAACAAGTCTTTGTATATTGCTCATGGATGAGCCAGAGCTTATGGATGAGTTTTTTGAGATATTAAAGGAAAAGCTCGTGGAATATATAAAAAATTTAAGAGATTACTGTGAAGTTGAATATAACGGAATTGCAATTAATGATGATAACTGTTTTTTATTTTCGCCCAAGTTATATGAAAGATACTGTGCACCTATTTTAGAGAGTTTGTTTAAAAATTTTGCACCAAGAAAAGAAGATACTCGCTATCAACATTCGGATAGCAATATGCAGCACCTACTTCCTATTTTAAATGACCTTGGAGTAAATAGCGTTAATTTTGGGCCTGAAATTCACCCTGCAACGATAAGAAAGTTTATGCCAAATGCATTGATTTATGGACAGATGCCACCATTTATATTGAGAAATGGGAGTGCAGAAGAAATTATCGAGTACGTAAAAAGAGATATGCAAGTTTTAAAAGATGATGGAAACTTTATCGAGACACCAGCAGGTTCTGTTGCATCAGGTACTCCTCTTGAAAACATAAAAATATACATGTGGGCAGTTCAAGAATATGGAAAAATATAG
- a CDS encoding prephenate dehydrogenase — translation MVRERILIAGLGLIGGSLAKAFKRYGYEIHAYDINKSAVEKAICEGIVKEKIEDLDEAEDEYAFSFICAPVLESIPILSKLSSKIKNGIITDVGSTKTQICKYSIEHKITNFIGGHPMAGTEKIGYEYSFDTLFNGAYYFITPTGINREEDIEKLKNLLQSIGCKVEEIDFELHDKITGVISHLPHVVSAGLVNMLSSSEIYCKFAGGGFKNITRISSSSPKMWADISISNKNVLLELIDAYIELLKNFKLSLQYENYSQIYSYFEKAKLIRDKIVSDRK, via the coding sequence ATGGTAAGGGAAAGGATACTCATAGCAGGGCTTGGTCTCATTGGTGGTTCACTTGCAAAAGCGTTCAAAAGATACGGGTATGAAATTCATGCTTACGATATAAACAAAAGTGCAGTTGAAAAAGCTATTTGTGAGGGCATTGTAAAAGAAAAGATTGAAGACTTAGATGAAGCAGAAGATGAGTATGCCTTTAGTTTCATATGTGCCCCAGTATTAGAAAGTATACCTATTCTTAGCAAATTATCATCAAAAATCAAAAATGGAATCATAACAGATGTTGGAAGTACCAAAACTCAGATTTGCAAGTATTCCATCGAACATAAAATTACCAATTTCATCGGTGGACATCCCATGGCAGGCACTGAAAAGATAGGCTATGAATATTCATTTGATACACTCTTTAATGGTGCATACTACTTCATAACCCCAACTGGGATCAATAGAGAAGAGGATATTGAAAAGCTTAAGAATCTATTACAATCAATTGGATGCAAGGTTGAGGAGATTGACTTCGAACTTCACGACAAAATAACTGGAGTTATCTCACATCTTCCTCATGTTGTGTCTGCAGGGCTTGTGAATATGTTAAGTAGTAGCGAGATATATTGCAAATTTGCTGGAGGAGGTTTTAAAAATATAACTCGTATTTCTTCCTCCAGTCCAAAAATGTGGGCAGATATATCAATCTCCAACAAGAACGTGTTACTTGAACTTATTGATGCTTATATTGAACTTTTGAAAAATTTTAAATTAAGTTTGCAATATGAAAACTATAGCCAAATTTACTCTTACTTTGAAAAAGCAAAATTAATTAGAGATAAGATTGTGAGTGATAGAAAGTGA
- the aroA gene encoding 3-phosphoshikimate 1-carboxyvinyltransferase: protein MNVKIDGRRKINSNVIVPPDKSISHRSIMIGSLANGVTEIENFLFSDDCLATINCFKNLSTDIEIRNDKIIVKGNGFALSAPKQILDCQNSGTTTRLLLGILSTQEFESILTGDSSLKKRPMKRVTVPLSQMGAEFEFLEKEDFLPIKVKGSKKLKPIEYTLPIPSAQVKSALIFASLKAEGKSVIKESPKSRDHTELMLKHAGANIKSWEKDGVYTVEILPSQISSIKIKIPSDISSAAFFIVLALICEGSSVVIENCILNPTRTGIIDVLKQMGAEIKIEDVENRNGELVGKIVARSSNLRGVKVEKNDIPRIIDEIPILAVAAAFAEGKTIIDHASELRVKESDRIKTTVEMLKSFGAECYELENGLEIIGSREKLKSAVVNSYKDHRIAMAASIMACAVEGESTILDADCVSISFPNFYDILFSSTKKI from the coding sequence GTGAATGTTAAGATTGATGGAAGAAGAAAAATAAACTCAAATGTAATTGTTCCGCCTGACAAGTCAATATCCCACAGAAGTATCATGATTGGAAGTTTGGCAAATGGTGTGACAGAAATAGAAAACTTTCTTTTTTCAGACGATTGCTTGGCGACCATCAATTGTTTCAAAAATCTTAGCACTGACATAGAAATTCGAAATGACAAAATAATTGTTAAAGGAAATGGCTTTGCTCTTAGTGCTCCAAAACAGATACTGGACTGTCAAAATTCAGGAACAACCACAAGACTTCTCCTTGGTATTTTGTCAACCCAGGAATTTGAATCTATTTTGACAGGTGACAGCTCCCTTAAAAAAAGACCTATGAAAAGGGTCACAGTACCTCTTTCTCAAATGGGAGCTGAGTTTGAGTTTTTAGAAAAAGAAGATTTCTTGCCTATTAAGGTAAAAGGCAGCAAAAAATTAAAACCGATTGAATATACCTTACCTATTCCAAGTGCGCAGGTAAAATCTGCATTGATTTTTGCGTCTTTAAAAGCTGAAGGCAAAAGTGTCATAAAAGAAAGTCCTAAGTCAAGAGATCACACAGAGCTTATGTTAAAGCATGCAGGAGCAAATATAAAAAGCTGGGAAAAAGATGGGGTATATACAGTAGAGATACTGCCGAGTCAAATTTCCAGTATAAAGATAAAAATTCCATCAGATATATCATCTGCAGCATTTTTTATTGTTCTTGCACTGATATGTGAAGGTAGCTCAGTGGTAATTGAAAACTGCATTTTAAACCCAACAAGAACAGGTATAATTGATGTTCTAAAACAAATGGGTGCTGAGATTAAAATTGAAGATGTGGAAAATAGAAATGGAGAGCTTGTGGGAAAAATAGTTGCAAGAAGCAGCAACCTAAGAGGTGTAAAGGTTGAAAAAAACGATATTCCGCGCATCATAGACGAAATACCTATTTTGGCAGTTGCAGCGGCATTTGCCGAAGGTAAAACCATAATTGACCATGCTTCAGAGCTAAGAGTAAAAGAGAGTGATAGAATAAAGACAACAGTTGAGATGCTGAAAAGTTTTGGAGCTGAGTGCTATGAACTTGAAAACGGACTCGAAATAATAGGTTCAAGAGAAAAACTCAAAAGTGCAGTTGTAAATTCATATAAAGATCACAGAATAGCAATGGCAGCATCTATCATGGCATGTGCAGTGGAGGGTGAAAGTACCATTTTGGATGCAGACTGCGTATCAATCTCTTTTCCAAACTTTTACGACATTCTTTTTTCCTCAACAAAAAAGATATAA